The Streptomyces sp. JB150 genomic interval CAAGGAGCGCCGGCCGCGCGGCCTGGACCTGTGGACCTTCCAGGTCAACACGCCCGCCCATCGCTTCTACGAGCGTCACGGCTTCGTCGCCGTCGAGTGGACGGACGGCAGCGGGAACGAGGAGCGGGAACCGGACGTGCGGTATGTCTGGCGGCCTGATCAGACGTATCAGGCGCGTACGGAACGGGCGTCCGCGGACGAGGCATGACCTTGCCCCTGCCGTCGGCTTCTGTCGCCGGAGACCCTGGTGCCGGGAACCCTGGAACCGAGTGCCCTGGAGGCGGGCGTCCTAGTGCCGGACACCCCGGTGCCGGACACCCCGGTGCCGGGCGTACGTGTCCGTCGCCTCGACCAGCAGATCCGCGATGCCGGGCGCGCCCGCGCTGTGCCCGGCCTCGTCCACGATCCGCAGCTCGCTGCCGGGCCAGGACTGGTGCAGACGCCAGGAGACGCCGAGCAGGTTCCCGAAGTCGAGGGCGCCCTGGACCATGATGCCGGGGATGCCCCTCAGCAGGTGGGCGTCGCGCAGGACGACCCCCTCGTCGTTGCCGTCGCCGAGGAAGTGGCCGTTGCCCCAGTAGTGCGTCACGGTGCGGGCGAAGCCCATGCGGAACACCGGGTCCTCGTAGCGTTCCACCGAGCGCGGCGGGGCGGGGACGATCGCCGTCTCCCAGTCGGTCCAGCCGCGCGCCGCCCGCTCCCGCACACGCGGGTCCGGGGACTCCAGCAGCCGGTTGCAGGCCGCCGCGAGGTTGCCGTCCCGCTCGTCCTCGGGCACCAGCGCCACGAAGCGTGCGAAGGCCTCCGGGAAGATCTTGCCCAAGCCCCTCGTCATCAGCGCCACTTCGGGGTTGGAGCCGGTGGCGATCCCGGTGAGCACCAGCTCGGAGACCACTCCGGGGTGTGTCTGCGCGTACCGCAGCCCCAGCACCGAGCCCCACGACCCGCCCCACACCAGCCATCGCTCGATCCCGAGGTGGCGGCGCAGCAGCTCCAGATCCGCCATCACGTGCGCCGTCGTGTTGACGCTCATGTCGGTCTCGTACGCGCTCGCGTGCGGCGTCGAGCGCCCGCAGCCGCGCTGGTCGAGCTGGACGATCCGGTAGGCGGCGGGGTCGAAGAGGCGCCGGAAGGAGGGGAGACTGCCGGAGCCGGGCCCGCCGTGCAGCACCAGCGCGGGCTTGCCGTGCGGGTTGCCGCTGGTCTCCCAGTGGACGCGGTTGCCGTCCCCGACGTCGAGCATGCCGTGGTCGTACGGTTCGATCTCCGGGTAGAGAGCATCCGGGCACCGTAACCCCGCGCCACGGGCCGTGTCGCGGCCCTTTCCGCACAGCGGCCCGGAGCCCTGCCAGCTACGGCAGTCCGGCCGCGGTCGCCGCCGTGCGCAGCACCTCGCGCAGCATCTCGGCGGTCAGGCGGCCGGTGAAGGTGTTGCGCTGGCTGACGTGGAAGCAGCCGAAGAGATCGAGGCCATCGGCGGCGGCCGGGGTGGCGCGGCCGGTCGAGCCGGCGGTGGCATCGGAGGCGGAGGCGGCGATGGCAGCGGAGGCGGCGGTGAGGCGGACGTGCGTGCCGTGGGTGAACGCGGGGCGCGGCCTGGGCACCGTCCACCCCGCCTCGGCGAACGCGGGCAGCGCCGCCTGCCAGCCGAAGGCGCCGAGGACAACCACCGACCGCAGCGTCGGACGCAGCAGCCGCAGCTCCTGGACGAGCCAGGGGCGGCAGGTGTCCCGCTCCGTGGGCGTCGGCTTGTTGGCGGGCGGTGCGCAGTGCACGGGCGCGGTGACGCGTACCCCGTACAGCTCCAGGCCGTCGTCGGGGCGCTCGGAGGTGGGCTGGGAGGCGAGCCCCAGGTCGTACAGCGCCCGGTACAGCACGTCCCCCGAGCGGTCGCCGGTGAACATCCGGCCGGTGCGGTTGCCGCCGTGCGCCGCCGGCGCGAGACCGACGATCAGCAGCCGGGCGCCCGCCGGTCCGAAGCCCGGCACGGGGCGGCCCCAGTACGTCCAGTCCGCGAAGGCGGCGCGTTTGGTACGGGCCACCTCCTCCCGCCAGTCCACCAGCCGCGGGCACGCCGCACAGCCCGCGATCCGCGCGTCCAGGTCGGCCAGACTGTCCATGGCTCAACGGTACGGGTGACGGCGTTAAGGTCGGGGCATGGCTTCCGAGCGTACGGACAGGAACAAGGGCGACGACCGCCAGGACGACCGCCGGCTGAGCGCCGGCGATGAGGTCGGGCAGGCCGGAAACCCCGTACCCGTGAGCGCCCCGGCCTCCGAGGCCGCCGGACCCGAGGGCTCCCCCGCGCCCGCGAGCCCCGAAAGCGCCCCGGATCCCAAGGTCGCCGCCGCGATCGCCGCCGCCGAGGCCGCGGCTCCCCCGAACGGTGAGAACGTGCGGATCGACAGCTGGATCTGGTCGGTACGGCTGGTCAAGACCCGGTCCCTCGGCGCCGCCGCCTGCAAGGGCGGGCATGTCCGGGTGAACGGCGAGCGGGTCAAGCCGGCCCACTCCGTGCGCATCGGTGACGAGGTGCGCCTGCGGCAGGAGGGGCGCGAGCGGATCGTCGTGGTCAAGCGTCTGATCCGCAAGCGCGTCGGTGCCCCGGTCGCCGCCCAGTGCTACATCGACAACAGCCCGCCGCCCCCGCCCCGCGAGGCCGTGGCACCGGCCGGCATCCGCGACCGCGGCGCCGGCCGGCCGACCAAGCGCGACCGTCGCGAGCTGGAACGCCTCCGCGGCCTCGGCGGGTTCGGCGGCCTCGGCGGCCGCCCCGGAGGGTGATGACCGGGTACGGTCACCCCGTGTGCCGCGCCGGCCGCAGCATCCGCAGCAGCTCCGCGGTGTGCCCTCGTCGCGCCCAGGCGACGAGGGTGAGCGGCACCAGCAGGATCAGCGGTGTCGCCGCGTGCTCCCCGTCGAAGACGGTCAGCTGGACGACGAACGCGCCCACCATCAACCCGCTCAGCGCCAGCGCCGCCACCGACTGAAGCACGGGGATCAACAGGGCGACGGCTCCGGCGAGTTCCAGCGCGCCGATGCCGTACATCCCCACGTCGCCCCAGCCCATCCGCTCGAACGGCTCCACGGCCGAGGAGTGCGCGACCAGCTTCGGCAGCGCGCTGGCGACGGCGAAGAAGAGGGCCAGCAGCACCTGCACGGCACGCAGGGCGATACGGGCCGCGCGACCGCCGCGCGAGGCCGGCGCGGTGCCGGTGGCGGTGGCGGCTCCGGCGGGGGTGCCGGTGGCGGTGGCGGGGTGGGAAGCAGTGGTCTTGGACATGGAGGTCTCCTGCGGCAAGCGGTTGGTGCTGTCGTCACAGAGACAGACCCCCGCCCGCAGGGAAACTCATCGCCGTACCGCGAGTCCATCGCCGCACCGCGGCTCTCCCGCCATGAACTGCGTCCGCCGCATACGCCCGCCCCCGTCCGCCCCTATCCACCCACCAGCCACTCCCCCTCCGCCACCGGCACCGCCCTCACCCACATCCGGTCCTCCGTCAGATACCGGTCCACCCTGAGCCCCGCCTCGCCCAGCGCCTCCTCGAACTGTTCCTTCGTCAGCGGCCGCGCCCGGAACGTCTGGGTCCAGGTCGCGTCCGGGAACAGGTACTCCGCGCGCACCGAGCGCACCCCCTCCCCGACCGGTTCGGAGGACACGATCCGCACGGTGAACCCGCTGGGGTCGACCCGCTCGCGCGGCAGGTCGGTGTGGAAGTCCTCGCCCTCCCGCTGGATCAGCACACAGCCGTTCTCCGCCACGTGCCGCAGACAGGTCCGGAGCAGCCCGCGCCGTATCTCCTCGTCACCGGCGTGCACCAGGAAGGAGGCGAGCACCACCGCGTCGAAGGTCTCGCCCAGGTCCAGGTCCTCGATCGGGCTGAGGACCGTACGCGCCCCGCGGACGTGCTCCAGCATCTCGGGGGACTCGTCCACCGCCGTCACCCGGAAACCGCGCTCCACCAATGGATGGGTCATCCGCCCCACCCCGCAGCCGAGCTCGAGCAGGCGAGCGCCCGCCGGCACGGCGGAGGCGATGATGTCCGGCTCCGGCCCGACCGGAAGCCGTGTGTAGAGCTCCACCGCGCAGCCGTCCGGGGTGGTCGGCCCCGGCCCCGTCCCCTGATGTCCCGTTCGCATCCTCAGCTCCATACCCGGCCAACGGCCCGGCCCCGCACGTCCGTTCCCCCCTCCCCCCATACCACCCGTTCGAGTGACAGCGGGTCGCGTGAAGTCCTGTTCACACCGGTCGGCGGGTTCGACGCGGTGCAGGAACCGCGCTGGAGCGAGGCGGCACACCGGAGTACGTTGCAAGGAGGATGGTGGTCCGGATGCGTACGGGCAGTGAGCCGGTGACCGCGCGCAGTGCGCTGCGGGCGCGGTTCTGGCTGAGCGTGTGGGGGCTGGTCTGGGCGGTCTTCGGCACGGCCGCGTTCGCCCTGGCCGGGCGGGTCGGCTGGGCGATCGCCTGTGGGGTGCTGTGGCTGGTGGCGACGATCGACATGCTCGTGGTCCTGCGCCACATCCGTCAGGGCCCGCACTATCAGCCCGGCCCGGACGTCCCGCCGTACCGGCCGCCGGAGGGCCCCGGGCGCCGGTAGCCGCCCTCACGGGCCGCTGGAGGGCCCCCGGCGGCGGTAGCGGCCGTACGGCAACGCTCCCCGCGGTCGTGCGCCGTCACGGCAACCGGAGGGCGAGACCGGCCCTACTCGAATCGGGCCGCCTTCAGGTACTGCGGGTTCGGGTCCAGCGCCGCCGCCAGCCGGAAGTGGCGCTTGGCCTGGTCGGGGCGGCCCTGGCGCTCGTAGGTGCGGGCGAGCGCGAAGTGCGCGAACGCGTTGTCCGGCTCGCGCTCCAGCACGATGGTGAACTCCAGCTCCGCGGGACGCAGTTGCGCGGCGGCGAAGAACGCGCGGGCGCGCAGCAGCCGGGCGGCGGTGTTCTCGGGGTGGGCGGCGATGACTCCGTCGAGCAGCTTCACCGCGCCACGCGGGTCCCGCGCGGCGAGCAACTGCTCGGCGGCACGGAAGTCGATGACGTGCGTCTCCGGTGACGGTGAACGTCCGGTCGAACCGCTGGTCTCGGGCACGGCACATTCCTTCCCTTGCTGCACCCGTTCAACGCCGAGGCACGACGCCGCTATTCCCGCGTCACCGCCACCCCAGGCGCACCTGAAGAGCCTCCCAGGGCACTGCCCCCACCGCCAGCTACTGCCCGCCCGCTTCCTTCGGCGCGCGGGCCCGGCGCACCAGCTCCGCCCACACCTCCCTCACCCGCCGCTCCAGCTCCTCCAGCGGTACGTCGTTGTCGATCACGATGTCCGCGATCTCCCGGCGCTGCTCCCGGCCGGCCTGCGCGGCCATCCGCGCGCGGGCGTCCTCCTCGGTCATGCCACGCAGCCGGACGAGCCGGTCGAGCTGGGTCTTCGGGGCGGCGTCGACGACGATCACGACGTCGTACAGCGGTGCCAGGCCGTTCTCGGTGAGCAGTGGTACGTCGTGCACGACGACGGCGTCCTCCGCCGCCGCGGCCTGCAGTTCCTCGGAGCGGGCCCGGACGAGGGGGTGCACGATCGAGTTGAGCACGGCGAGCTTCTCGGCGTCCGCGAAGACGATCGAGCCCAGCCTGGGGCGGTCGAGACCGCCGTCCGGAGCCAGTACGTCCGCCCCGAAGGCCTCGACGACCGCGGCGAGACCGGGAGTCCCGGGCGCGACGACCTCGCGCGCGATGCGGTCGGCGTCGATCAGCACGGCACCGCACTCCACCAGCAGTCGCGACACCTCGCTCTTGCCGGCCCCGATACCGCCGGTCAGCCCCACAGTCAGCATGAGCGGAAGCTTAGGCCCTGCCGGTGACCACGCACGGGCGGGGGCGGAAACCTCCGCCGATCCCCCGGTCACCCGGTCACCCGGTCACCCGGTCACCCGCCCAGCCCTCCCCGCTCCGCCCAGCCCACGCGGGAGCGCACGCCGCCTCAGCCGTCCCCTTCCCGCTCCGCGAGGAACCGCTCGAACTCCCGCCCGATCTCGTCCGCCGAGGGGATCTCCACGGGCTCGGCGAGCATGTTGCCGCGCGTCTCCGCGCCGGCGACCGCGTCGTACTGGTGCTCAAGGCCCTGGACGAGGGCGGTCAGTTCCTCGTCCCCCTCCCGGATCTGCCGCTCGATCTCGGTCTGCGTGCGGTACGCGTCCGTGCGCAGGGAGTGCGCGATGGCCGGCAGGACCAGCCCGGTGGCCGCGGTGATGGCCTCCAGGACGGTCAGCGCCGCGTCGGGGTAGGGCGAGCGGGCGATGTAGTGCGGGACGTGCGCGGCGACGCCGAGGACGTCGTGACCGGCCTCCATGAGGCGGTACTCGACCAGCGACTCGGCGCTGCCGGGCACCTGCGCCTCCTCGAAGGGGCTGCGGTGGCCGGGCACCAGGTCGGCCCGGTTGCCGTGCGGGGTCAGGCCCACCGGGCGGGTGTGCGGGACGCCCATCGGGATGCCGTGGAAGTTCACGGCGAGGCGTACGCCCAGACGTTCCACGATCTGCTCGACGGCCGCCGAGAAGCGCTCCCACTCCACGTCCGGCTCCGGACCCGACAGCAGCAGGAAGGGTGCCCCGGTGGCGTCCTGGACGATCCGGACGGCGAGCGTGGGCTCCTCGTACCCGGCCCAGCGGTCGCGCCGGAAGGTGAGCAGCGGGCGGCGGGCTCGGTAGTCCACGAGCCGGTCGTGGTCGAAGCGGGCGACGATCTGGTGCGGCAGCGAGTCGAGGAGCCGGTCGACGATCAGGTCGCCGGTCTCACCCGCGTCGATGTATCCGTCGAAGTGGTAGAGCATGACAAGACCGGCCGACTCCTGGGCGAGCGCCATGTCGACGACGGCCAGGCCCTTCGGCTCCCACGTGTACAAACCCTGCGGATCTAGCACAGTGACCGCTCCTCCTCGTGTTCGTACGGAACAACGCGGTGAGGGACATGGACATTCCCCTCCGTACGAGTCGAGCGGCGATTGCCCGTCAACTGCCCCGCGCGGTGGCCTCCTTGGGCGCCGGGAACGGCCGCGTCGCCGCGGCGGGGACGGTCGCGTCGCCGCGGCGGGGACGGTCGCGTCGCCGCGGCGGGGACGGCCGCGTCGCCGCGGCGGGGACGGTCGCGTCGCAGGATGGACGCGCGTGACGGCCGCGTCGCGGGACAGTTCCCGGACGCACCGAGGACCCGCACCCCGGATGGGATGCGGGCCCTCAGCCCGTTATCGGCCGGCCCTCAGGGAGCCGTGCTCAGCGGGCTGCGCTCAGCTCTGGCCGCCGGCCAGCTTCTCGCGCAGCGCGGCCAGCGCCTCGTCCGACGCCAGGGCGCCGGAGTTGTCGCCGCCCTCGGAGGAGTACGAACCGCCGGTCGCGGCCGGAGCGGCGGCCTCGCCACCCTCGGCAGCGGCCTGGGCGTCCGCCTCGCGGGACTTGATGACCTGCTGCTGGTGCTGCTCGAAGCGGGCCTGCGCCTCGGCGTACTGGCGCTCCCACTCCTCGCGCTGCTTCTCGTAGCCCGGCAGCCAGTCGTTGGTCTCCGGGTCGAAGCCCTCGGGGTAGATGTAGTTGCCCTGGTCGTCGTAGGACGCGGCCATGCCGTACAGGGTCGGGTCGAACTCGACCGCCGTCGGGTCGGCACCGAAGGACTCGTTGGCCTGCTTCAGCGAGAGGCTGATGCGACGGCGCTCGAGGTCGATGTCGATGACCTTGACGAAGATCTCGTCGTTGACCTGGACGACCTGCTCCGGGATCTCCACGTGGCGCTCGGCCAGCTCGGAGATGTGGACCAGACCCTCGATGCCCTCGTCCACGCGGACGAACGCACCGAACGGAACCAGCTTCGTGACCTTGCCGGGCACGACCTGGCCGATCTGGTGGGTGCGGGCGAACTGCTGCCACGGGTCTTCCTGGGTCGCCTTCAGCGACAGGGAGACGCGCTCGCGGTCCATGTCGACGTCGAGGACCTCGACGGTGACCTCCTGGCCCACCTCGACGACCTCGGACGGGTGGTCGATGTGCTTCCAGGACAGCTCGGAGACGTGGACCAGACCGTCGACGCCACCCAGGTCCACGAAGGCACCGAAGTTGACGATCGAGGAGACGACGCCGGACCGCACCTGACCCTTCTGGAGGGTGGTGAGGAAGGTCTGGCGGACCTCGGACTGGGTCTGCTCCAGCCAGGCACGGCGGGACAGGACCACGTTGTTGCGGTTCTTGTCCAGCTCGATGATCTTGGCCTCGAGCTCCTTGCCCACGTAGGGCTGGAGGTCGCGGACGCGGCGCATCTCGACCAGGGAGGCCGGGAGGAAGCCACGGAGGCCGATGTCGAGGATGAGACCACCCTTGACGACCTCGATGACGGTACCGGTGACGATCCCGTCCTCTTCCTTGATCTTCTCGATGGTGCCCCAGGCACGCTCGTACTGGGCGCGCTTCTTCGAGAGGATCAGGCGGCCTTCCTTGTCCTCCTTCTGGAGGACGAGGGCCTCGATCTCGTCACCGACGGCGACGACCTCGTTGGGGTCGACGTCGTGCTTGATCGAGAGCTCGCGGCTCGGGATCACGCCTTCGGTCTTGTAACCGATGTCGAGCAGGACCTCGTCCCGGTCGACCTTCACGATGACGCCGTCGACGATGTCGCCGTCGTTGAAGTACTTGATCGTCTCGTCGATCGCTGCGAGGAAGGCTTCCTCGTTACCGATGTCGTTGACCGCTACCTGCGGGGTGGTGGCGGTGGTCTCGGTGCTGCTCGTCATGTGGGAAAGGGCTCCGGTACGGACATTGAAGTCGTAGGTACTGCTACGCCGGGAGCCCGTTTCGCTCTGCAGAAGCCGGACAGCCAAGGAAGCGCCTCACCAACCGGAAGCCGGTGTTGGCGCCTCGACAACCGAGGGGACATACAACAGATGCGAGCGCAGCCTGCTACGTCTGAGGTGCGCAGGCCCGCAGCGCAACTTGTAGCATACGGGGGCAGCCGGGCAGGGTCAATGCGCGAAGACGCACACCCGGGGCGGATCGCCGCATTCCCGGCAGAAAACTTGTCCCGTGAGACCACGCGGGCACCGGCGCGCCCGTGCTGCGACACCCCCGGGACGGGTTGGACGGAAGAGTACGACGAGGGAGCCCATCATCCAAGAGCCCGAATCCGCCGAGGCCGCACCACCCGCCGAGACCGACGAGCCGGAGGCCACGCGGCGTGATGCCGGCGTCGCCGAGAGCGCCCGCGCCAACCGGGGCTGGTGGGACCGCAACGCGGACGAGTACCAGATCGAGCACGGCACGTTCCTCGGCGACGACCGGTTCGTGTGGGGCCCCGAGGGCCTGGACGAGGTGGAGGCCGGGCTGCTGGGCCCGCCGGAGGAGCTGAAGGGCAGGGACATCCTGGAGATCGGGGCCGGCGCGGCGCAGTGCGCGCGCTGGCTGGCCGCCCAGGGGGCGCGCCCGGTCGCCCTGGACCTCTCCCACCGCCAGCTCCAGCACGCCCTGCGCATCGGCGGCTCCTTCCCCCTGGTGTGCGCGGACGCGAGCGCCCTGCCCTTCGCGGACGCCTCCTTCGACCTGGCGTGCTCGGCCTACGGGGCGCTGCCGTTCGTCGCGGACCCGCGGCTGGTGCTGCGGGAGGTGCACCGGGTGCTGCGGCCCGGCGGCCGGTTCGTCTTCTCGGTGACCCATCCGATCCGCTGGGCCTTCCCGGACGAGCCGGGCCCCGAGGGGCTGACGGTCTCCGGGTCGTACTTCGACCGCACTCCGTACGTGGAGGAGTACGTCGAGAACGGCGTCGGCCGCGCGGTGTACGTCGAGCATCACCGGACGCTCGGCGACCGGGTCCGGGACATCGTGGCGTCGGGCTTCCGGCTGGTGGACCTGGTGGAGCCGGAGTGGCCCGCGTGGAACACCTCCGAGTGGGGCGGCTGGTCGCCGCTGCGCGGGAAGCTGATCCCGGGGACGGCGATCTTCGTGTGCGAGCGGGACTGAGGTCCTCCCCGCGTCGTGTCCCGGTGTCCGGCGTCTGCCCGCAGGCACGCGCGTCGCGGGCACGCGTGCGTAGGGGCCGCTCCCTGCCGGGCGCGTTCTCCCGTCGTACGACACTAGGGGCGTGATCCGTTACGACGCTCTGGACGCCCTGCCCGTGCGTGGTGCCCTGCCCGCGCTGCGCGACGCCCTGGAGGGGCCCGGCGCCGCCGTGCTGGTGGCGCCGCCCGGCACCGGCAAGTCGACGCTGGTGCCGCTGGCGCTGGCGGGGCTGCTGGGCGACGGGCCCACGCGGCGGGTGCTGGTCGCCGAGCCGCGGCGGATCGCCGCGCGGGCGGCGGCCCGGCGGATGGCGTGGCTGCTCGGTGAGCGGGTCGGCGAAAGCGTCGGCTACACGGTGCGCGGGGAGCGGGTCGTGGGGCGGCACGCGCGCGTGGAGGTCGTCACGACCGGTGTCCTGCTCCAGCGGCTGCAGCGTGACCAGGAGCTGACCGGGGTCGACGTGGTGCTGCTCGACGAGTGCCACGAGCGGCATCTGGACGCGGACACGGCGGCGGCCTTCCTGTGGGACGTACGCGAGGCCCTGCGGCCCGAGCTGCGGCTGGTGGCCGCGTCGGCGACGACCGACGCCGAGGGGTGGGCGCGGCTGCTGGGCGGGGCGCCCGTGGTCGAGGCGCGGGGCGTCTCCCATCCCGTGGAGACCGTCTGGGCGCCGCCTCCCCGGCCGGTGCGGCCGTCGCACGGGATGCGGGTGGACCCGGCGCTGCTGACGCACGTGGCGTCGGTGGTGCGCCGGGCGCTGGCCGAGCGGCCGGGGGACGTCCTGTGCTTCCTGCCCGGCGTCGGCGAGATCGCGCGGGTCGCCGCGCAACTGGGGGATCTCGGGGACGTCGAGGTGCTCCAGGTGCACGGACGGGCGCCGGCGGCGGTGCAGGACGCGGTGCTGGCGCCGGGCGCGCGTCGCCGCGTGGTGCTGGCGACGGCGGTGGCGGAGTCCTCGCTGACGGTCCCGGGCGTGCGGGTGGTCGTCGACTCCGGGCTCGCGCGGGAGCCGCGCGTGGACCACGCGCGGGGGCTGAGCGCGCTGACGACGGTACGGGCCTCGCAGGCGGCGGGGCGGCAGCGGGCCGGGCGGGCCGGACGTGAGGCGCCGGGCACGGTGTACCGCTGCTGGGCGGAGGCCGAGGATGCGCGTCTGCCGCGGTTCCCGGCCCCGGAGATCCAGGTGGCCGACCTGACGGCGTTCGCGCTCCAGGCGGCCTGCTGGGGCGATCCGGAGGCGAGCGGGCTGGCGCTGCTCGACCCGCCGCCGGGCGGGGCGATGGCGGCCGCGCGGCGCGTGCTGTCGGCGATCGGCGCGGTGGACGAGAGCGGGCGGGCCACCGCGCGGGGCGTCCGGCTGTCCCGCCTGGGTCTGCATCCCCGGCTGGGCCGGGCGCTGCTGGACGCCGCCCCGCTCGTGGGCGCGGGGCGGGCCGCCGAGGTCGTGGCCCTGCTGAGCGAGGAGCCGCCGCACGAGTACGGGGACGACCTCGCGGGGGCCCTGCGGGCCGCGCGGCGCGGCGGTGACGCCTACGCGGGCCGGTGGCGCGCGGAGGTGCGCCGGCTGCGGGCCCTGGCCGAGGAGGCCGGGGAAGACACCGACCGGGCGGGCGCGCCGGACCGCGGGGACGGCGCGCCGGACCGCGGGGACGGCGGGGCGGGCCGCGCCGCGGCGCCCGGTGACCGGACGAGCGAGGGCGAGGACCGGCTCGCCGGTCTGGTCGCCGCCCTCGCCTACCCGGAGCGGGTCGCCCGCGCGGACGGCGGGTCGTATCTGATGGTGTCGGGGACGCGGGCCGAGCCGGATGAGGGCACGGCGTTGCGGGGCGCGCCGTGGATCGCCGTCGCGGTGGCCGACCGGCCCGTCGGGCGGGGGCACGCGCGCGTGCGGCTCGCGGCGGTTGTCGACGAGGACATCGCGCGGCGGGCGGCGGGGGCGCTGCTCACCGAGGGGGACGAGATCCGGTGGGCCGACGGGGACGTCGTCGCCCGGCGCGTGGAGCGGCTGGGCGCGGTGGAGCTCGCCGTACGGCCGCCGGCGGAGCCCGCCCCCGCTCTCGTGCGGCGGGCGCTGCTCGACGGGTTGCGGCGGGAGGGGTTCGGGCTGCTGCGCTGGTCCCGGGAGGCCGGGGTGCTGCGGCAGCGGCTGGCGTTTCTGCGGCTGCACCTGGGCGAGCCCTGGCCCGACGTGTCCGACGACGCGCTGCACGCGCGCGTGGACGAGTGGCTGGAGCCGGAACTGGGCCGGGCCCGGCGGCGCGCGGATCTGGCGCGGATCGACGCCGGGGCGTGTCTGGCCCGGCTGCTGCCCTGGGCGTCGGGTGAGGCCGCGCGGCTGGACGAACTGGCCCCGGAGCGGATCACGGTGCCGAGCGGGTCGGCCGTACGGGTCGACTACGCGGATCCGGAGCGGCCGGTGCTGGCGGTGAAGCTGCAGGAGATGTTCGGGCTGCAGGAGTCGCCGCGGGTGGCCGGGGTGCCGCTGCTGGTGCATCTGCTCTCGCCCGCCGGACGCCCGGCAGCGGTCACCGCCGACCTCGCCTCCTTCTGGAAGGACGGCTACCGGGGCGTCCGCGCGGAGCTGCGCGGCCGGTACCCGAAGCATCCGTGGCCGGAGGACCCGGCCACGGCGGAGCCGACCCGGCACACCACCGCGCGGCTGAGGCGATGACCCGGTGCGGCTGCGGCTGCGGTGGGGCCGGGTGCGGATGCGTGCCGGGTGCTGTGCGGGCCGGGTGCCGCGTGGGCCCAGTGCCGCGTGGGCGGTGTGCGCACAGGGCGAGGGCGCCCGTCCGCCGTCGCGGAGGGGCGCCCTCGCCTCGGGCTCGGTGCGCTTACGCGCCGGCCG includes:
- a CDS encoding RNA-binding S4 domain-containing protein: MASERTDRNKGDDRQDDRRLSAGDEVGQAGNPVPVSAPASEAAGPEGSPAPASPESAPDPKVAAAIAAAEAAAPPNGENVRIDSWIWSVRLVKTRSLGAAACKGGHVRVNGERVKPAHSVRIGDEVRLRQEGRERIVVVKRLIRKRVGAPVAAQCYIDNSPPPPPREAVAPAGIRDRGAGRPTKRDRRELERLRGLGGFGGLGGRPGG
- the rpsA gene encoding 30S ribosomal protein S1 — translated: MTSSTETTATTPQVAVNDIGNEEAFLAAIDETIKYFNDGDIVDGVIVKVDRDEVLLDIGYKTEGVIPSRELSIKHDVDPNEVVAVGDEIEALVLQKEDKEGRLILSKKRAQYERAWGTIEKIKEEDGIVTGTVIEVVKGGLILDIGLRGFLPASLVEMRRVRDLQPYVGKELEAKIIELDKNRNNVVLSRRAWLEQTQSEVRQTFLTTLQKGQVRSGVVSSIVNFGAFVDLGGVDGLVHVSELSWKHIDHPSEVVEVGQEVTVEVLDVDMDRERVSLSLKATQEDPWQQFARTHQIGQVVPGKVTKLVPFGAFVRVDEGIEGLVHISELAERHVEIPEQVVQVNDEIFVKVIDIDLERRRISLSLKQANESFGADPTAVEFDPTLYGMAASYDDQGNYIYPEGFDPETNDWLPGYEKQREEWERQYAEAQARFEQHQQQVIKSREADAQAAAEGGEAAAPAATGGSYSSEGGDNSGALASDEALAALREKLAGGQS
- a CDS encoding DUF6343 family protein, which encodes MRTGSEPVTARSALRARFWLSVWGLVWAVFGTAAFALAGRVGWAIACGVLWLVATIDMLVVLRHIRQGPHYQPGPDVPPYRPPEGPGRR
- a CDS encoding PAC2 family protein, with the translated sequence MLDPQGLYTWEPKGLAVVDMALAQESAGLVMLYHFDGYIDAGETGDLIVDRLLDSLPHQIVARFDHDRLVDYRARRPLLTFRRDRWAGYEEPTLAVRIVQDATGAPFLLLSGPEPDVEWERFSAAVEQIVERLGVRLAVNFHGIPMGVPHTRPVGLTPHGNRADLVPGHRSPFEEAQVPGSAESLVEYRLMEAGHDVLGVAAHVPHYIARSPYPDAALTVLEAITAATGLVLPAIAHSLRTDAYRTQTEIERQIREGDEELTALVQGLEHQYDAVAGAETRGNMLAEPVEIPSADEIGREFERFLAEREGDG
- the coaE gene encoding dephospho-CoA kinase, which gives rise to MLTVGLTGGIGAGKSEVSRLLVECGAVLIDADRIAREVVAPGTPGLAAVVEAFGADVLAPDGGLDRPRLGSIVFADAEKLAVLNSIVHPLVRARSEELQAAAAEDAVVVHDVPLLTENGLAPLYDVVIVVDAAPKTQLDRLVRLRGMTEEDARARMAAQAGREQRREIADIVIDNDVPLEELERRVREVWAELVRRARAPKEAGGQ
- a CDS encoding class I SAM-dependent methyltransferase, which translates into the protein MRTGHQGTGPGPTTPDGCAVELYTRLPVGPEPDIIASAVPAGARLLELGCGVGRMTHPLVERGFRVTAVDESPEMLEHVRGARTVLSPIEDLDLGETFDAVVLASFLVHAGDEEIRRGLLRTCLRHVAENGCVLIQREGEDFHTDLPRERVDPSGFTVRIVSSEPVGEGVRSVRAEYLFPDATWTQTFRARPLTKEQFEEALGEAGLRVDRYLTEDRMWVRAVPVAEGEWLVGG
- a CDS encoding DoxX family protein, producing MSKTTASHPATATGTPAGAATATGTAPASRGGRAARIALRAVQVLLALFFAVASALPKLVAHSSAVEPFERMGWGDVGMYGIGALELAGAVALLIPVLQSVAALALSGLMVGAFVVQLTVFDGEHAATPLILLVPLTLVAWARRGHTAELLRMLRPARHTG
- the pip gene encoding prolyl aminopeptidase encodes the protein MCGKGRDTARGAGLRCPDALYPEIEPYDHGMLDVGDGNRVHWETSGNPHGKPALVLHGGPGSGSLPSFRRLFDPAAYRIVQLDQRGCGRSTPHASAYETDMSVNTTAHVMADLELLRRHLGIERWLVWGGSWGSVLGLRYAQTHPGVVSELVLTGIATGSNPEVALMTRGLGKIFPEAFARFVALVPEDERDGNLAAACNRLLESPDPRVRERAARGWTDWETAIVPAPPRSVERYEDPVFRMGFARTVTHYWGNGHFLGDGNDEGVVLRDAHLLRGIPGIMVQGALDFGNLLGVSWRLHQSWPGSELRIVDEAGHSAGAPGIADLLVEATDTYARHRGVRHRGVRH
- a CDS encoding tetratricopeptide repeat protein produces the protein MPETSGSTGRSPSPETHVIDFRAAEQLLAARDPRGAVKLLDGVIAAHPENTAARLLRARAFFAAAQLRPAELEFTIVLEREPDNAFAHFALARTYERQGRPDQAKRHFRLAAALDPNPQYLKAARFE
- a CDS encoding uracil-DNA glycosylase; amino-acid sequence: MDSLADLDARIAGCAACPRLVDWREEVARTKRAAFADWTYWGRPVPGFGPAGARLLIVGLAPAAHGGNRTGRMFTGDRSGDVLYRALYDLGLASQPTSERPDDGLELYGVRVTAPVHCAPPANKPTPTERDTCRPWLVQELRLLRPTLRSVVVLGAFGWQAALPAFAEAGWTVPRPRPAFTHGTHVRLTAASAAIAASASDATAGSTGRATPAAADGLDLFGCFHVSQRNTFTGRLTAEMLREVLRTAATAAGLP